GGCGACGTCGATCCGAAAACCGGAATGCTGATGGACCTCGGCTTGCTGGACCGCGTGCTCGACGCCGAAGTGCGGTCGCGTTTCGATCACCGCAACGTGAATCTGGACGTGCCCGAGTTTGCCGACGGGAAGCGGATCCCGACCGGGGAGGAGCTGGCGCGATTCATCCACGATCGGGTGCAGTCGGCGCTCGGGTCGGTGCGCGTCGTCGAAGTATCGATCGCCGAAGATCGAACGCTCCGGGCGAGCTACCGGCCCGACTAGCGTGTCTCGCCCGGCCGACGCGCGTCGTGGAGTCACGGGCGCCATCGTCGCCGGCGGGGCGAACGAGCGGTTCGGCGGTGAATCGAAGGGGCTGCGGCGGGTGGGCGCTGTGCGCATCATCGACCGCGTCGCGGCCGCGATTCGCGCTGTGACACCCCAGATCGTTCTCGTCGCGAATTCACGCGAAGCGGAGGCGTGGCTGGACGGCGTTCCCGTCCGTCGCGACGTTCGCTCGGAACGCGGCAGCGTCGTCGGGCTCCATACCGCGATCGCGTCGGTACCCGAGGGCGATATCGCACTCGTCGCCGCTTGGGACATGCCGTTCGTGAGCGCCGCGTTGCTTTCGCTGCTCGTGACTCGCGTGCGGGAGGGCGCGTCGGCGGCGATCCCGGAGAGCCCGGACGGCCCCGAGCCGTTCTGCGCCGCGTACACGAGCGCGTGTCTGTCACACATCGAGCAGGCGATCGCTCGCGGCGATTTCCGACTATCGAGCGTCGTGACCGCGCTGCCCAACGTCTCGCGGATCGGCGAGACCGACGTTCGGCGGTTCGGCGACCCGGGGCGGCTCTTCTTCAACGTGAACACCCCCGCCGATCTCGAGGAAGCCGAGCGAATGGCGGCGACGGCGTGACGCGTCGGCTCGCCAGCGCGCGTCGCGAACTGGTATTGTTCAACGACGCCCCCCAACCCCTCGGAACCACACGCCCCCGGGAGCCTTTGCGTTGACGCCCTCCTCTGCCCGCTTGCGCGGCGCCGCCGTGCTCGTTGCCGCGACACTCGCCTGCCGACCGTCGACCGCGGTATCACCGGCTTCGATCAGCTTCGGCCGAGACGCCGGACTTCGCCGGTACATCGACTCGCTCACCGACGCGCCCGAGTTCTCGAACGCGCATTGGGGAATCCTCATCGTCGACCCGGAGTCGGGCGACACACTCTACTCGCGCAACGCGGGCAAGCTCTTCATGCCTGCGTCGAACATGAAGATTCTCACGAGCTCGACTGCGTTGACGCAGTTGGGCCCAGACTATCGCTACCGCACATCGTTTCTTGCCCGCGGCACGATCGCCGACGGCACGCTGACCGGCGACGTGCTCGTCGTCGGCCGGGGCGATCCGTCGGTGAGCGACCACATGATGCACGACGCGATGATCCCGCTGCGCACGATCGCCGATTCGATCGCCGCGCGCGGCATCCGTCACATCACTGGCCGAGTCGTCCCGTACGGCGACGCGTTCCCGGGCGAGGTGCTCGGCTACGGCTGGACGTACGACGACTTCGAGGATTCCTACTCGGCGCCGATCGACGAACTGCTCTTCAATGAAGGGTTCAGCGTGCTGCACGTGCGGGGAGGCGACGCGCCGGGCGCGCCGGTGAGCGTCGACGTGAGCCCGGCGCGCTCGGTGCCGCGCGTGCGAAACATGGCCGTGACGGTCGCCGCGAGCACCGACACCGTTCGCGCACGGCGCCGGCGCACGCTACGCGCGGTGAAGGACAGCACGACCTGGGACGTCATCCTCCAGGGACAGATCGGC
The Gemmatimonadaceae bacterium DNA segment above includes these coding regions:
- a CDS encoding 6-carboxytetrahydropterin synthase, translating into MPTFLTRRVTFAAAHRYRRPDWSEEENARVFGLCSRENYHGHSYVCEVTVTGDVDPKTGMLMDLGLLDRVLDAEVRSRFDHRNVNLDVPEFADGKRIPTGEELARFIHDRVQSALGSVRVVEVSIAEDRTLRASYRPD
- the dacB gene encoding D-alanyl-D-alanine carboxypeptidase/D-alanyl-D-alanine-endopeptidase; protein product: MTPSSARLRGAAVLVAATLACRPSTAVSPASISFGRDAGLRRYIDSLTDAPEFSNAHWGILIVDPESGDTLYSRNAGKLFMPASNMKILTSSTALTQLGPDYRYRTSFLARGTIADGTLTGDVLVVGRGDPSVSDHMMHDAMIPLRTIADSIAARGIRHITGRVVPYGDAFPGEVLGYGWTYDDFEDSYSAPIDELLFNEGFSVLHVRGGDAPGAPVSVDVSPARSVPRVRNMAVTVAASTDTVRARRRRTLRAVKDSTTWDVILQGQIGVRDTATIEVTHHDPDAAYVAAVGEALASKGITIDQGWADTTARVDTLATLTSPPLSEILKALMKPSQNQIAEMLFRTVAIGKPADSARATVARQIASWGVAVPSEAIVRDGSGLARYDYISPRTVVRILDAMRKAPSFQAFYDALPIGGVDGTIRNRMKGTPAENNVRAKTGSVAQSRSLSGYVTTADRHMLIFSFLSNNWTVPVRSVEVVQDSIAARLAGMRLR
- a CDS encoding molybdenum cofactor guanylyltransferase, which codes for MSRPADARRGVTGAIVAGGANERFGGESKGLRRVGAVRIIDRVAAAIRAVTPQIVLVANSREAEAWLDGVPVRRDVRSERGSVVGLHTAIASVPEGDIALVAAWDMPFVSAALLSLLVTRVREGASAAIPESPDGPEPFCAAYTSACLSHIEQAIARGDFRLSSVVTALPNVSRIGETDVRRFGDPGRLFFNVNTPADLEEAERMAATA